In Penaeus vannamei isolate JL-2024 chromosome 24, ASM4276789v1, whole genome shotgun sequence, the genomic stretch AAATAATgaattatacacaaacataataaATCGTAAGTATGAATAGTTTTATTCAGAATGTAGCTTCAACTTTGGTATTTTGAAATGCTTACCAATTGTCTTTACCAATGTTTAGTAAAACCTAGTTCTTAATAACCCATTAGATCTTGGGCATTAGGCTAACGTGAGTGGTGACTCTTCTGGGTGTGTGGCTTACAGGCACGTTAACTttaattttttcctctcctatttttttttcagaaatatgGTTATGAGCTTCCTGATATCAAATCATCTCCGGATAAGGATATGCTTCTGGAAAGAAAGGATCCACGTCAGATATTTTATGGCCTTGAACCAGGGTGGGTTGTTAACATGAAAGATAAGGTCATTGTTAAGCCTACTGATCCTGTTCTCAAGGAGTTCTATGCATCATAATGTCATGAACAGATAGTAGAAATATGTCCATAGCTGAATCTGTATTATATAGGTGGCTGTTATTATTGAACATAAGCCTGATCATTCTGCCTATGTTGAAATTaccttatatcatttatataatagtgtaaatattttgtttatatacttgTGGAATGTCATCAGTGGAAATAAAAAATTACATTCAGCTGatcttttttttaacctttttataCATGTCAAACTTTAAATAGTCTAGTTTGATTGCTCTTATTTGATAAAAGTTGAAATCAGTAAAAGCTTGAGATCATATTCTCAGGCAAACCTCTGAAATGGAACTACCTATGGACACAAAAAGAGAATGTGCCTTTTAGTGGGTACATTGCATAGCCTGTGATCCAGTGCTTAATCTATAAACACTGTTGTCAGATCTCAGCCTGTGGTTTCTTTGCATGTGTTTCGTCTTTCATGCTACCTATGGGGTAATAGTTTTGTAAGTGTGGGCTCTGCCCATCATTTGGATTAGGCTTTAAATATGGAAACAAaattgacatttttatttttaaaatgtatattttttatacctAAGTTTGGTATCACAAAATTAAaagttaaaaatatatgtaacaataaaaatatatatatatataaatacaggtttctttttatctcttacaatatatgtaaatacattataaCATCACCATTTGATACATAGCGCTAAATATCTATCAATTGTTTTTTAATGGCTGTACCAGTACtacaaaagaataaatgaaattggTTTTCCTACCGAATTTCTGTATCTTTCATTATTACAAAACGGACTGGAATGGAAACTACTCACACTAATGGGTACAGTAGTAAACCATAACTGATTTTATATATCTTAGTAAACATTATAAAAGGGGAAGGACTAAAACATAGAACAACCAACACGGCCAAAAATAATTTGCTGAACATATGAATGATTATTTCACAAATTTATATACTTTAGTTCTTGTATTATGTCATATAGAGCAGGTGCTTCACAAATTATTCAGCATTTACAGGCTACTAAACTAAACATTTGTACTACAAGCCAAAAATCAAAACCATTAATAAAACTCTTCTGTGATGGCTACCATTTTTGTGGGGGTGTGAGGTCTGATACAAGTGAATTACCTGTACCTCCTGGCTGGATAGAAGGCACTGCAACAACTTCAGAAAAGGTGTGGAGATACTGCACTTCATTACCAACTATTGCTGGATTCTTTCCAATATCACAGAGTTCATTAGCATCATGCAGATCTTGGAAAGAGATTGGAGTGTTTCTCTCTTCAAGGGCTGTGTAACTACTGAGAACAGAACTGGATTCAGGTACATGTCCACCCAGTGTATGTAACCCCGGATTATAATTTGCTACATCCATATAAGCAGATTCCACACTATGAATTGAAGATGGAATTGATGTTAAAGGACTCTGACTGCTTCCATGCATCACACGTTTATTCAGAATGCTTTCATCTGAGTTTAACGGCATGGTTCCTACACTCAATGAATCTCCTATCTGGGATGATTCTGTTGGCAGTTTGGAAGGCAGTGATAATGTTTCCTGACTACATAAGCCACTGGTGTTTAATACTTTGTTCTGAATGTCATGAAAAGGTGTCTCTAGATTCACTCCACAGTATGGAGAGATATTACAAGTACTTGGTGTTGATGGCACAGCACTTGATGAATGTCTTTCCATGTGTTTTTTCAAACTGCTTTTAGCTGTGAACTGTGTACCGCACACATCacatcgaaaaggtttttttcctgagtgtctctgtttatgtttattcagTGTCCCTATCTGTGCAAAAGCTGCATCACATAACTGACATTTATGTGGCTTTTCTCCAGTATGGGTTctaatatgaatattcatttgtGATTTAGAAAAGAAACCTTTTCCACATACATTACATTTTAGTGGCTTTTCAGAAGAATGTGTTTTCCTGTGTTTCGTAAGATCTGACATATCAGCAAAAACAGCACCGCACATTTCACAGCAGTATGGACGTTCACCTGTGTGAGACTTAATATGACGATCTAATGAATTTTTAACAGGAAAAGATGCATCACATAACTGACACTTAAAAGGTCTTTCTCCTGTGTGTGTCTTGTTGTGCCTTGACAAATTGGAATTACTGGAAAATCTTGCATTACAATACGAACACTTGAAGGGACGCTCACCAGTGTGAACCAATTTATGTTTTTTGAATACACTACTAATAGCAAATGCAGCTCCACAGACCTTGCAAACAAAGGGCTTTTCCCCAGTATGAACCCGCATATGGACCTTCAGATTACCTGCTTGGGAGAAAAATAAGCCACACTCCTGGCACTTATATGGCTTTTCTCCTGAATGTGTCCTTTTATGTGCTTTCAAATGACCACTATGAGCAAAGGAAGTGTTGCATTCTCCACACTTGTATGGTTTTTCTCCAGTGTGAGTTCTCATGTGTTTCTTCAAAGAATCCTGCACGTAAAATGATAGTCCACATTCTTTACATACATAGGGTTTATGCCCTGAATGCAACTTTAAATGTCTCCTTAGGTTGTTCTTCTGACGAAAGACAGAATCGCAGTGATCACACTTATAATTCTTGTTCACTTGGCCTGTGGTTTCCTTATTGCTTGACTCTGACAAATCTTTCAGATCTGTACTACTGACTGCTTTTTGCTCCATATTTTGAAGGCTCACACCTGcatagcaaaaaaaataataaactcaaTTAAAACTGCTGAAAGTCTTGTTTTAACAGCAATTACAAACATTCATGTGTTTCTTTGTAAATTAtaatatgcataaaaataaaaaagtttgcaTACATGCCCATTCATCATTCTCATATTTAGTATCAATCCATTTATCAAGTATTTATAATCACTGATGGTGGAAAATTCCCTATACTTTTGTTTGTTAGAACATAATGAACAAAGAAGATTAAATTTTTCAATTGAAAACTAAATTGTAGTTAGTGAAATAGTACAGGTTTTCTCACTTTGGGCCCAACTTaatctataaaagaaaaaaagaaaagaaatgaaaagaaaaaaaaaaagatgttcctCACATGCTGTTTCTGTAGGTCTCCCATCATTGGTAATATTCTGGCATCCATTGTTCTCCAAACACTGATGTAACTGCATTATacaaaaagaataattataataaatcaaGTGACACTGAAGATACACTGAAAGAATtgaaacattttcctttttctaatacaaaaaaatacaaagcacattttctttccttatttaacCAAGAAAGATTAAATGAAAGTCTCATTCAAAATCCAAAAGATCACAGAAAATACAGTCAACAAAAGAGAACATTACCCTTTCTTCCATTATCTTCCCATGGTCGCTCTGTTTAGTTTCTTCCAGTTCCACGCAGCTTCTCTTGCCATCTCCACTATGGCTGCCGTCTCCATAAATCACCTCATCCATCATTACAGTTCCTAAGAATAGAGATGCTATATttcataaaagaataaagaaataaacatacttgcacataaatgtgtatatacatacatataatatatatatatatatatatatatatatatatatatatatatatatatatatatatatatatatatatatatatatattccagtatAATCACTCCACCATTTGCACATGCCCTCTACAGTATGTGATAAAATTACTGCAGTTTCCAGTCTATGAATCACACTGATAATACTGTATGAAAAAATGAAACATATGGCACAAAATTCCCTATTATTGTTCAGTTTTACAGAATACACAAATATTTTGAATGgaacatttataattatatacttatttCAATAGTCTGTGAAAATAGCAgattaatctttacagtatggccATACTAAGTTATGGCAAATTGAAGCTGATATTCTTGTAAAGCACCAAAAATTGCAGTTATCAGTACAAGAACGAATCTGCAGACAGGGACAGTAATgccagaaataaaggaaaaagatcagGGAAGGTGTCGCTTACAGCCTAAGTCCACTCAGGGCTCGTGATTTTCAGCTCTACCGTGCCATGCATATCGCAGTGAACACAATGTTTGCCAGGGGATGTAAGTCGGGCAGAAACCCCCCATAACCCTCCCTTTAAGCAGTTGCCAAGTCACAGCAATTCAtattgttgaataaattttgtgacagTTGGGGATTTAGTCCCTGCTGAGTGCATCCACATTGTAAATTACCAAAATTGTTCTGAAAAAATAATTTGCCTAAACtgcatcacatacatatatgtatacatacatacatacatacaaacatatacatacatacatacatatacatatatacatatatacatatatatatatatatatatatatatatatatatatatatatatatatatatatatatatatatatatatatatatatataccaaagtaAGC encodes the following:
- the LOC113821219 gene encoding zinc finger protein 25 — translated: MMDEVIYGDGSHSGDGKRSCVELEETKQSDHGKIMEERLHQCLENNGCQNITNDGRPTETACVSLQNMEQKAVSSTDLKDLSESSNKETTGQVNKNYKCDHCDSVFRQKNNLRRHLKLHSGHKPYVCKECGLSFYVQDSLKKHMRTHTGEKPYKCGECNTSFAHSGHLKAHKRTHSGEKPYKCQECGLFFSQAGNLKVHMRVHTGEKPFVCKVCGAAFAISSVFKKHKLVHTGERPFKCSYCNARFSSNSNLSRHNKTHTGERPFKCQLCDASFPVKNSLDRHIKSHTGERPYCCEMCGAVFADMSDLTKHRKTHSSEKPLKCNVCGKGFFSKSQMNIHIRTHTGEKPHKCQLCDAAFAQIGTLNKHKQRHSGKKPFRCDVCGTQFTAKSSLKKHMERHSSSAVPSTPSTCNISPYCGVNLETPFHDIQNKVLNTSGLCSQETLSLPSKLPTESSQIGDSLSVGTMPLNSDESILNKRVMHGSSQSPLTSIPSSIHSVESAYMDVANYNPGLHTLGGHVPESSSVLSSYTALEERNTPISFQDLHDANELCDIGKNPAIVGNEVQYLHTFSEVVAVPSIQPGGTGNSLVSDLTPPQKW